One region of Peribacillus simplex genomic DNA includes:
- a CDS encoding YozD family protein, with protein MREIEVFIDTEEIAEFFFQELIRRGYLPTEAEVEDLADITFEYLLEKCIIDEEVDE; from the coding sequence TTGCGAGAAATTGAGGTTTTTATTGATACAGAAGAGATAGCGGAATTCTTTTTTCAAGAATTGATAAGACGGGGCTATCTTCCAACAGAAGCTGAAGTTGAAGATCTTGCTGACATCACATTCGAGTATCTTCTTGAAAAATGCATAATTGATGAAGAAGTCGATGAGTAA
- the deoD gene encoding purine-nucleoside phosphorylase encodes MSVHIGAKENEIAETVLLPGDPLRAKYIAETFLEDAKLYNEVRNMFGYTGTYKGKRISVQGTGMGVPSISIYVNELMNSYNVQKLIRVGTAGAIQKDVKVRDVILAMSASTDSQMNRMTFGGVDFAPTADFDLLRKAYDAGTAKGLQLKVGNVFTADQFYNDNSELEKWAKYQILAIEMESAALYTLAAKFGRQALSVLTISDHILTGEETSSDERQSTFNEMVEVALEAAIQD; translated from the coding sequence ATGAGCGTACATATTGGTGCAAAAGAAAATGAAATTGCGGAAACGGTCTTACTTCCTGGGGATCCGTTGCGTGCAAAATATATTGCTGAAACATTTTTAGAAGATGCTAAACTTTACAATGAAGTTCGTAACATGTTTGGATATACAGGAACGTATAAAGGGAAACGAATTTCTGTCCAAGGCACAGGCATGGGTGTCCCATCCATTTCCATCTACGTAAATGAATTGATGAACAGCTATAATGTCCAGAAACTGATTCGCGTTGGAACTGCAGGGGCCATTCAAAAAGATGTAAAAGTCAGGGATGTAATCCTTGCGATGAGTGCTTCCACCGATTCCCAAATGAACCGCATGACTTTCGGAGGAGTGGACTTTGCCCCAACCGCGGATTTCGATTTATTAAGAAAAGCTTATGACGCGGGCACAGCTAAGGGCTTGCAATTGAAGGTCGGCAATGTATTTACGGCCGATCAGTTTTATAACGATAATAGTGAATTGGAAAAATGGGCAAAATACCAAATCCTTGCGATAGAAATGGAATCAGCAGCCCTATACACGCTTGCTGCTAAATTTGGCCGCCAAGCTTTATCTGTATTAACCATTTCCGATCACATCTTAACCGGTGAGGAAACATCGTCGGATGAGCGCCAGTCAACTTTTAACGAAATGGTTGAAGTGGCATTGGAAGCAGCTATCCAAGACTGA